In the Gemmatimonas sp. genome, TCGTAACACTGGGCCTCGTTACGCTGATGACGCTGGCGTTCCCCTTCGAGGCACTCGCACACGGCGTCTCGGCCGGCGACAAGGGATACATCCAAGAAACGTTCGGTGTTCGCATCATGCCGTTTCTCTATCTCGGCGCCAAACACATGGTCACGGGCTATGATCATCTGCTATTTCTTTGCGGCGTCATTTTCTACCTCTATCGCCTGAAGGACATCGCCGCGTACGTCACCCTGTTTGCGATCGGCCATTCCACGACGCTCATCGTTGGGGTGCTTGCCGGGGTGAGCGTGAGTCCCTATCTCATCGACGCGATCATCGGGTTCTCCGTGGTGTACAAGGCGCTCGATAATGTCGGAGCGTTTCCACGATGGTTCGGGGTGCAGCCCAACGCGCGCGCGGCGACGTTCATCTTTGGTCTCTTTCACGGATTCGGACTGGCGACGAAACTGCTGGATTTCGAGATGGACCCGGACGGACTGGTGCCGAATCTGCTGGCATTCAACGTCGGTGTCGAATCCGGGCAGATGTTGGCGCTCGCCGGTGTACTCATCGCCATGAGTTATTGGCGGCGCTCCCAGTCCTTCGCGCGGCGTGGATTTGCCGCCAACATGTTGCTGCTGTCGGCCGGACTCCTACTCGTGGGCTACCAGCTCACGGGGTACTTCACCACCCGCACCTGACCCCACCATGCAGATTAACCCTCGCCGTTCCGCGCGTGCCTTCTCGCTGGCGGCGCTCTTCGCTGCCGCCGGCTCGCTTGCCACCGTCCGGCCGGTCGCCGCCGCGACGTCACCGACGCCGGGTGTTGTGCAGGCGCGTCGGGATTCCATGACGGTCACCATCGAGCCCACGAAGCGCATCGAAGTCAAGCTGGTCATGAAGAAGGGACAGAAAGCCGATTTCGAGTGGAAGTCGGTTGGCGGAAGCGTTGGCTACAACCTGCACGCTGAGGTCCGGACCGATCCGAGCAAGCCGGCGCACATCTATCAGCGCGGGTCGTCCAGCGGGGAGAAAGGCAGCATCGAGGCCGTGTTTGATGGCGTGCACGGCTGGTCGTGGCGCAACACCGGCGAGAAGGCGGTCACGATTACCGTGAAGGCATCGGGGCAGTTCGCTGAACTGAAAAAGATGTGACGACGCCTCCGCCCGACCGTGAGCTGCCGACACCGCAGCAGCTGCGCCGTGCGACGCTTGTCGCGGTCGTGGTGGCAGTGGCCGTGTTGATCACCGCGGTGCTCCCTGCCGAGTACGGCGTGGATCCTACTGGACTCGGGCGTCGGCTTGGGTTGACGCAGATGGGGCGGCTCAAGCAGGAACTGGCACGCGAGGCCGCAGAGGATGCGCGCGCCGATTCACTGCGGCGACCCGATTGATCATGGCTGACGTCGCGTTGGAAGTCATCGTTATCCTGCTCCTGCTCGTGCTCGTGCTCAACGGTGTCTTTTCGATGTCCGAAATGGCCCTGGTCGCGGCTCGCAAGATCCGACTCGAGCACTTGGCTGAAGACGGAGATGCGGGCGCGCGAGCCGCGCTCGATATTTCGTCGCATCCCACCAACTTTCTGTCTACGGTGCAGGTGGGAATCACGCTCATCGGCGTGTTGGCCGGTGCGTTCGGTGGCGTTGGCCTCAGCGAAAGGCTCGCGGAATTACTTCGATCGGTCACGTGGATTGCTCCCTACGCGGAGCCGATCGCCTTCGCGCTGGTGGTCGGAGCCATCACGTATCTCTCGCTGATCATCGGCGAACTTGTGCCCAAGCAATTGGCGCTCGGGCATCCGGAACGCATTGCTTCCCTCGTCGCGCGTCCCATGCGCGCGGTCTCTCGCGTCGGCGCCCCACTGGTATCGCTGCTCACGGGCTCGACGAGGCTGGTGCTCCGCCTGTTCGGCATCCGTGCGTCGGTCGAATCCGGCGTGACCGAACAGGACATTCGGGCGATGGTCGAGCAAGGGGCCGAATCGGGAGTCGTGCAGCCGGCTGAGTATCAGATTGTGGAGAACACCTTCAAGCTTGGTGATCGACAGGTGGTGGCCATCATGACACCTCGCGTCGATCTCTCGTGGGTCGATGTCGCAGCGACAGCGGCGGAGCTGAGATCTGAACTGCTGGCTGTTCCACGCGGGCGGGGACAGCCAGTCCTCGTGTGCAACGAGCACATCGAGGACGTGCTCGGGATGGCCTATCCCGATGACCTCCTCCACCGCTGTCTGCTTGGAGAGGCGCTCGATCTTCGGGTGGCGCTCACGGAGCCGCTTTTCGTACCGGCCTCGATGCCGGTGCTGCGACTTCTCGAAACCTTTCGCAAGTCGCGGCAGCAAGCGGCGGTCGTGCTCGATGAGCATGGCGGCGTGGCCGGTGTCGTTGCCCTCGACGACATTCTGGAAGCCCTTGTCGGAGAACTTCCCCAGCATGGCTCGACGGCGGATCTCGAAATCGTGCGGCAGGCGGATGGGTGTTGGTTGGTCGACGGCGGAACGGCGATCGACGATCTCGAGTCGGTCATCGACCTCGAACTGAGCGAGGATGCCGATCGCCGCGATGCCACAACCGTGGCCGGTTTCGTGATGTCCGCCTACGGCTTCCTACCAAAGTTGGGCAACCACGTCGACCGCGGCGGCGCTCGATTTACGGTGATGCGTATGCAGTCTCGACGCATCGCGCAAATTCGCGTACACTTGCTGTCCGGGCACGCGCCCGTCGACGAGTCACCACCTCAATA is a window encoding:
- a CDS encoding hemolysin family protein, with translation MADVALEVIVILLLLVLVLNGVFSMSEMALVAARKIRLEHLAEDGDAGARAALDISSHPTNFLSTVQVGITLIGVLAGAFGGVGLSERLAELLRSVTWIAPYAEPIAFALVVGAITYLSLIIGELVPKQLALGHPERIASLVARPMRAVSRVGAPLVSLLTGSTRLVLRLFGIRASVESGVTEQDIRAMVEQGAESGVVQPAEYQIVENTFKLGDRQVVAIMTPRVDLSWVDVAATAAELRSELLAVPRGRGQPVLVCNEHIEDVLGMAYPDDLLHRCLLGEALDLRVALTEPLFVPASMPVLRLLETFRKSRQQAAVVLDEHGGVAGVVALDDILEALVGELPQHGSTADLEIVRQADGCWLVDGGTAIDDLESVIDLELSEDADRRDATTVAGFVMSAYGFLPKLGNHVDRGGARFTVMRMQSRRIAQIRVHLLSGHAPVDESPPQ
- a CDS encoding HupE/UreJ family protein — translated: MTLAFPFEALAHGVSAGDKGYIQETFGVRIMPFLYLGAKHMVTGYDHLLFLCGVIFYLYRLKDIAAYVTLFAIGHSTTLIVGVLAGVSVSPYLIDAIIGFSVVYKALDNVGAFPRWFGVQPNARAATFIFGLFHGFGLATKLLDFEMDPDGLVPNLLAFNVGVESGQMLALAGVLIAMSYWRRSQSFARRGFAANMLLLSAGLLLVGYQLTGYFTTRT